In Fervidobacterium nodosum Rt17-B1, one genomic interval encodes:
- the fabZ gene encoding 3-hydroxyacyl-ACP dehydratase FabZ, which yields MNKEEIMKILPHREPILLVDEVLEIGEDYVVAKKYVKKDEPVLKGHFPDYPIYPGVYIIEGLAQASGIMLLRTNTGKVVPLFLGIDEARFKKEVRPECELIYNIKLIEKKGPIAIIDAKAYVDNQLVAKAKLMVGSKEGEEK from the coding sequence ATGAATAAAGAAGAGATAATGAAAATCTTACCACACAGAGAACCTATTCTTCTTGTCGATGAAGTTTTGGAAATAGGTGAAGATTATGTTGTAGCTAAAAAATACGTAAAAAAAGACGAGCCGGTTTTAAAAGGTCATTTTCCAGATTACCCTATATACCCTGGCGTTTACATAATCGAAGGTTTAGCTCAAGCTTCTGGAATAATGTTATTAAGAACCAACACAGGAAAAGTTGTTCCATTGTTTTTAGGTATCGATGAAGCAAGGTTTAAGAAAGAGGTAAGACCGGAATGCGAACTTATTTATAACATAAAACTTATCGAAAAGAAAGGCCCAATAGCGATAATCGACGCTAAAGCGTACGTTGATAATCAATTAGTTGCAAAAGCTAAATTGATGGTTGGTTCAAAAGAGGGTGAAGAAAAATGA